CGCCCAATCCACCGCAGTATTGGATGCTGCCGACGGTGGCCGACGCTCGCTACGACATGCGTGCAACGCAGCTGTCAGCCCCTACGCCCCAAATGCACTCGTCCGGAGTGGCGCCGGAGTATGTGTTGCCTTACACGCGGCGTCGCTTCTATCTGATCGGCGAGTCGGGCGAGATGCGGGAGATCGAGGCACCGCTCGACCAAAACCGGCCCGACGACCTTTCTGACGACTGGACGCGTTTGTAGTCACGCGTCGCGTCGGCGCATCGCTTCACCCCAGGTCTTCTTCGATGCACTGAGCCGCTGCGATGCCCGAGAGTGTGACCAACGGCACGCCGCCACCCGGATGCGCGCTTCCGCTGGCGAAGTAGAGCCGGCCGATTTCACCGTCCCGATTGCCTGGACGCATGAATGCCGCGGTTCGCGTGTTTGACGAAAAGCCGTAGATCGCGCCGCGATGACCGCCATAGGTCGCTTGCAAGTCCAGCGGCGTCAGCCGGCGCTCCACCCGCACCAGCGCGCGCGCGTTCTCCGGCGGGCAGATGCGTCCCAGGTTGGCGACCAACAACCCTTTGATGTGCTGTGCGTAGCGCTCGGCTTCCGCTTGCCAGTCGTAGGCTTCGCTCAGGTACGGCGCGTTGATGAGCACAAACCAGTTTTCGCAGCCCGGCGGCGCGTGATCGGGGTCGGTCTTGCTGGTGATGCACACGTAGAGCGTCGGATCGCGCGGCGCGATGCGCCGGATGAAGATGTCGTCGAACTCGCGCCGGTAGTCCTGAGTGAAGAAGATGTTGTGGTGCGCCAAAGGCGCATGTGTGCCGTTCACGCCCAGCATGAGCACGAATCCGCTGCACGATGGTTCGAGCGTGCCTTTTTTGCGTGCCCGCCGGAGCGTGCCGTTGGCAATGAGCGTCTCGCACGCCGAGGTGTAATCCACGTTGCATACCACCGCATCGGCCGGCAGAATCTCGCCGCTCTTCAGGCGAACCCCATACGCCCGGCCGGACGCGATGCAAATCTCCTCCGCCGGGCTGTTGTAGCGAATCTCCGCTCCCAGCTCGGTAGCGAGTTGCTCCCACGCTCGCGCCAGTTGGAAGATGCCGCCGCGCGGGTACCACGCGCCCTGCGCCATCTCAACGTAGGCGATCACGTTCAACGTGGCCGGCGCGCGATAGGGCGACGATCCGTTGTAGGTGGCGAAGCGGTCGAAGAGCTGTACGAGGTGTGGATCGCTGAAATGAGCGGCAACGGCCTGGTGCATCGTGCGCAGCGCATCAATCTTGAACACGTCGGCCAGCGGGAGCGAGACCAGGTCGCGCAACGTAGGCTTTTGCCGGTAGAGAAAAGGCCCACCGACCACGTCATGTAGCCGTTTGGCGTAGCGCATGAAGCGGCGATAGCCATCCACGTCACGCGGTCCAAAGGCGCGCCGGATGTTCTCGCACATTGCCTCTTCGTCGGCCACGGCATCAATCGTCGCGCCGTCGCGCCAGAAGTAGCGCGTGATCGGTTGCAGAGGAACGAGGTCGAGGTAGTCGTTTAGGTCGCGGCCGGCTTCGGCGAACAGCGCCTCGTATACGTGCCGCATGGTGATGACCGACGGGCCGGTGTCCCAGCGAAAGCCGTCGGCGCGCACCTCGCCCATCTTGCCGCCGGGACGATCGAGTTTCTCGACGACCGTGACCCGATAGCCGCGCGCCGCCAGCCGGATCGCTGCGCTCAACCCGCCGATGCCGGCGCCGATGACGATGACATGTGCTTTCATGCCCGTCGGCCGTCGGCGAGCTTCACCTCGTCCAGCCGCAGGCTCAGCGCGGTGCTCGCGCCGTCTGCGCCCATGCTGATGCCGTAGATCGTCGTCGCGGCCTCCACCGTGCGGCGGTTGTGGGTGATGATGATGAATTGCGTGCTATCGCTCAGGCTTTCCAGCATCGCGCGAAAGCGTCCGACGTTCGACTCGTCCAGCGCCGCGTCCACCTCGTCCAGCACACAGAACGGCGTTGGCTTTACTTGCAAGATGGCGAACAGGAGCGCCGTCGCCGTCAGCGAGCGCTCGCCGCCGGAGAGCAGCGCCAGCGACTGCGGGCGCTTGCCGGGCGGTTGAGCGTGGATCTCGACGCCGCACTCGTCAATGTTGTCCGGGTTGATGAGCGAGAGCCGGGCTTGGCCGCCGCCGAACAACACCTTGAACGTGCTCTGGAAGGCGTTGGCGATGGCGTCGAACGTCTGGCGGAAGGTATCTTTCATCACGTCGTTCAGTTCGGCGATCACCTGACGCAGCGCTGCCGAGGCCTTCTCCAGGTCGTCACATTGCTCGGTGATGAAGCGGTGGCGCTCGCTCAACGCCTCGAACTCGGCCTGCGCCTCGTAGTTGATCGCACCCAAGCGTTTGATCTGCCCGCGCAATTGCGCGATGCGCTCCTCGACGCCGGCGGGTAGGGCTTCGACGAGGGGCAGCGCCTCCAAGATCGGGGATTGGAGAATTGAAGATTGGTTTTCGGCTGCCCCATCTGCATTCGCAGAATCGTCATCGGCTTTCTCCATGCTCGAATCTTCATTCTCAATTTCGACCAGGGCGCGCTGGCGCAGACTTTCTAGCTCGTCGTTGTGCCGTGCTAGCTCTAACGTGACAGCGTTCAGGTGGGATTCGCGTTCGCGCAGTGACCGCTCCGCTTCGCGCCGATGCTCGTCCAGCTCGCCGAGCTGTGCCTCGACTGCGGCGATCTCGCTGTGCAACGGCGCAATCGCCGCATCGGCCTCGCGCCACGCGGCCTCGGCTTGGGCCGCGGCATCCGCCATCTGTTGCAAGGCAGCCTGCGCGGCCCGCAGTTGCGCCGTCAATTCGGCCAGGCGCTGCATGCGCAGCTCGCGCTGCGCCAGCGCGTTGGAATGCGCTGCGGCGCGCTCACGGCTGAGCGCTTCGGCGTTCTGCATCGCGCTCAGCGCAGCCGAGAGCATGGCCTGTGCCGCGGTGAGCGACTCTAGCCAGCCGCCCTGAAGCTGCTCGCTCAGGCGGGCGTCGAAATCGCGCAGCGTCTGCTGTGCCTGTGTGTGTGTCGCCTCGCGTTGCGTCAGCACGTCGCCGGCCTCTATCAGTTGCCGGTCGAGCGACTCGATCTCTTCGGCCAGGCGCTCCATATCACCGGCCAGCGCGGCCAAGGACTCTTCGAGCAGGTTGATCCTGCGCTGCGCGTCCTCGATACGGTTGCGGCGGTTGGCGCTTTCGCGGTTGAAGATATCGCGTGCCTGGGCTGCCTGTTCCAACATGTGGCGAGCGGCCTCGAACTCGCGCTGCGCCTCGTCACGGTGTTGCCGGGCGTGTTCGAGGTTGGCCAGCATAGTTTCGTAGTCCGGCGCTTCCATCGCCTCGCTCTCCATGCCTAGGATGATGGGCGAGCGCGCACCCGCCGGCAACGATAGCGTGCCGATCGCATGCGCCACTTCGCCGTCGCGCGTCACGCACAGGCAACCGTCGGGTAGCTGCGCAGCCAGTGCGCGCGCTGCGTCGAGGTCGCGCGCGATGAACTTGCGTCCGGCGATGATGCGCATGGCCGGTTTCAACCACTCCGGCGCGCTGATCGCATCAAGCAGCAGGCGGGCGTGGTGCGCGCGGGCATGCTCGTTCAGAATGCGGTCGTTCGCCTCGCGCTCGTCGTCGAACGGGCGCAGGTCATGCGTCATCACCACAGCAATCCGTCCAGACGCCTGCTCGGTGAGCCAGGCACGCAGGCGCGTCAGGCCGGCTTCGCCTGCTTCCGGCTCGTTAGGGGCGATCACGACGGCATTGAGCAACTCGCCCAGCGCCGCCTCAACGGCCTTCTGGTCGTCGGGAGCGATTTGGATGAAAGACGATAGCACGCCGCGCACACCGGGGAGTTCGGACCGCGCCGCTGCAGTGGCCAGCTCATCGGCGCTGCGGGCAGCCAGTGCGCGCATGTCGGCGAACAGCGTCATGCGCGAAGTCAAGCGCTCCTCTGCCTCGGCCGCGGCCAGAGCCGATTGCGCCTGCTCCAACGACGCGCGCGCCGATTCGAGCGCCTGCGCCGCCGATTCGTACTGCGCCTCGAACAAGTTCGTCTGCGATTCCTCGCGTTCGATTGTGGCGCTCAATTCGCTCAGCTTCGCCAACTCGGACTCGCGCTGCGCGCTCAGATCGGCAGCCCGCCTGGACATAGCATCGAGCTGCTGACGCAGCGCATCCTGCCGGGCGCGCAGGCCGGCGATATGGTCACGCGCCGCCAACACGGCATCGCCGGCTTCGGCCAGGCGCTGCTGGGCCTTGGCGCGTTGCTCTTCCAACGCTGCGCGCTCCCTGCGCCGCTCGGACACGGCCAGTTCCGCCGCCTCGACCTCGCGCTGCCGCTCGAGGTAGGCGGCTTGGGCTGACGCAAACGCAGCCTGGGCTTCGTTGGCGCGCGCGGCAAGCGCGTCAATCGCTGCGGCGGATGCTTCTAACTCGCGTTGCGCGTCTGCGACCTGTCGTTCCATCGCTGCGACGCGCTCGCGCATGACGGCCAAGTCGCGCGATGCAGCCTCGGCGGCCTGGCGGGCAGCGTCGCGCCGAGGTTGCGCCTCGGCCAAACGCACTTGCAGCGTCCGGCGCGCTTCGCGCAGTGCTGCACCGCGTTCGTCCAGCGCGTTGATCGTATTCAGTGCTTCGGCAACGGCGCATTGTGCATCGCGTTGTGCCGCGGCGGCGGCTGCGATGGCAGATTGCACGCGACGGTAGTGGTAGCCCAGCCACGTGCGGTTGAGCTGATTGAGTTCATCGGCCAGAGCGCGATACTGGCGCGCGCGCTCGGCTTGTCGTTCGAGTTGCTTGAGGCGCGGCGTGATCTCGTTGAGGATGTCGCGGGCACGCTCCAAGTTGTGGTTGGTCTCCTCCAGCTTGCGCAGGGCGTCCTCGCGCCGGTCGCGGTAGCCGGCGATGCCGGCGGCTTCCTCGAACAGCGCGCGGCGCTCCTCCGGCTTTTGCGCCAGTGCCTCGTCCACCAACCCTTGGCCGATCACCGTGTAGGTGCGTTCGGCCAGGCCGCTGTGGGCCAGCAGATCGGTCAAATCGCGCAGGCGCACACGGCTGCCGTTCAACACGTATTCGTTGGTGCCGTCGCGGTAGGCGCGCCGGCCGATCTCGATCTCGCTGAATTCGATCGGAAAGAAGCCGTCGCTGTTGTCGAAAGTCAGGATGACCTCGGCCATGCTGGCGCGCGGTCGTCGGGCGCTGCCGGAGAAGATCATGTCGTCGGTCTTCTTGCCGCGCAGCAGGGAGAATTGCTGTTCGCCGAGCGCCCAGCGGATGCCGTCCGCGATGTTGCTCTTGCCGCTGCCGTTGGGCCCGATGATGCAGGTGATGCCCTCGCCGAACTCGAAGCGCGTCTTGCTGGCGAAGGTTTTGTAGCCGTTGAGCGTGAGTGTCTTCAGGCGCATCGCGAGGTTGATTCTAACCACACTTGCGCCATCAACCGGGCCGGCGCCGCGCTGCTTCCATCGTCGCCTCGTGCTCTCGGATCACTTGTAGCCACATCTCGGCGTGGATCTCCAGGCCGAGGTCGGAGAAGTGACAGCCGTCGTAACGAT
The window above is part of the Candidatus Roseilinea sp. genome. Proteins encoded here:
- a CDS encoding phytoene desaturase translates to MKAHVIVIGAGIGGLSAAIRLAARGYRVTVVEKLDRPGGKMGEVRADGFRWDTGPSVITMRHVYEALFAEAGRDLNDYLDLVPLQPITRYFWRDGATIDAVADEEAMCENIRRAFGPRDVDGYRRFMRYAKRLHDVVGGPFLYRQKPTLRDLVSLPLADVFKIDALRTMHQAVAAHFSDPHLVQLFDRFATYNGSSPYRAPATLNVIAYVEMAQGAWYPRGGIFQLARAWEQLATELGAEIRYNSPAEEICIASGRAYGVRLKSGEILPADAVVCNVDYTSACETLIANGTLRRARKKGTLEPSCSGFVLMLGVNGTHAPLAHHNIFFTQDYRREFDDIFIRRIAPRDPTLYVCITSKTDPDHAPPGCENWFVLINAPYLSEAYDWQAEAERYAQHIKGLLVANLGRICPPENARALVRVERRLTPLDLQATYGGHRGAIYGFSSNTRTAAFMRPGNRDGEIGRLYFASGSAHPGGGVPLVTLSGIAAAQCIEEDLG
- the smc gene encoding chromosome partition protein Smc; this encodes MRLKTLTLNGYKTFASKTRFEFGEGITCIIGPNGSGKSNIADGIRWALGEQQFSLLRGKKTDDMIFSGSARRPRASMAEVILTFDNSDGFFPIEFSEIEIGRRAYRDGTNEYVLNGSRVRLRDLTDLLAHSGLAERTYTVIGQGLVDEALAQKPEERRALFEEAAGIAGYRDRREDALRKLEETNHNLERARDILNEITPRLKQLERQAERARQYRALADELNQLNRTWLGYHYRRVQSAIAAAAAAQRDAQCAVAEALNTINALDERGAALREARRTLQVRLAEAQPRRDAARQAAEAASRDLAVMRERVAAMERQVADAQRELEASAAAIDALAARANEAQAAFASAQAAYLERQREVEAAELAVSERRRERAALEEQRAKAQQRLAEAGDAVLAARDHIAGLRARQDALRQQLDAMSRRAADLSAQRESELAKLSELSATIEREESQTNLFEAQYESAAQALESARASLEQAQSALAAAEAEERLTSRMTLFADMRALAARSADELATAAARSELPGVRGVLSSFIQIAPDDQKAVEAALGELLNAVVIAPNEPEAGEAGLTRLRAWLTEQASGRIAVVMTHDLRPFDDEREANDRILNEHARAHHARLLLDAISAPEWLKPAMRIIAGRKFIARDLDAARALAAQLPDGCLCVTRDGEVAHAIGTLSLPAGARSPIILGMESEAMEAPDYETMLANLEHARQHRDEAQREFEAARHMLEQAAQARDIFNRESANRRNRIEDAQRRINLLEESLAALAGDMERLAEEIESLDRQLIEAGDVLTQREATHTQAQQTLRDFDARLSEQLQGGWLESLTAAQAMLSAALSAMQNAEALSRERAAAHSNALAQRELRMQRLAELTAQLRAAQAALQQMADAAAQAEAAWREADAAIAPLHSEIAAVEAQLGELDEHRREAERSLRERESHLNAVTLELARHNDELESLRQRALVEIENEDSSMEKADDDSANADGAAENQSSILQSPILEALPLVEALPAGVEERIAQLRGQIKRLGAINYEAQAEFEALSERHRFITEQCDDLEKASAALRQVIAELNDVMKDTFRQTFDAIANAFQSTFKVLFGGGQARLSLINPDNIDECGVEIHAQPPGKRPQSLALLSGGERSLTATALLFAILQVKPTPFCVLDEVDAALDESNVGRFRAMLESLSDSTQFIIITHNRRTVEAATTIYGISMGADGASTALSLRLDEVKLADGRRA